Proteins from one Mercurialis annua linkage group LG7, ddMerAnnu1.2, whole genome shotgun sequence genomic window:
- the LOC126657599 gene encoding zinc finger BED domain-containing protein RICESLEEPER 2-like — translation MDKSMKKENYIGNHGKQRVRVKVLMDIKLDLLNNYGEFHYINIPYYIRFYRSSSEVFISFACEVFGSQSFGGSPNLHYSKMDTDSDPAIDLNSEIDLEAITGQLPVVQEIAPDGNGGQSPMEANAVTNPDHAGGSGGQNNPVEANTRKRKEVHQRSIVWDHFNAIKDADGVIIQAKCSYCARIYNCHAKKNGTSTLRGHMLRCSKHPHSLETRQALLSFQPAVNVGVVPNSGPQMCNVANWKFDQEAIRKAVSYMIVVDELPLKFVEKQGFKKLMSIACPRFKIPSRWTVNRDCYAMFVEEKLKLKHFMKFNTQRVSLTSDAWTSNQRINYMCVTAHFIDTEWKLHKKIISFVPCSRHKGEYLSKALETCLQEWGLKNIFTVTLDNAENNTAAMSFFMKKMLTWGCSPARCKVAHMRCIAHILNLVVSDGLKESGASVQKVRGVVRYIKNSPLRLSKFKECKKTCELECKRSLCLDVPTRWNSTYLMLSTACLYQKVFEEYEETESSFKKDLGDSVPGFLDWEHVKELCGMLECFYKMTLRISGSLYVTSNNHFNEISDLCTILQDWTRSDDVSLRSMGSKMKQKFDKYWGDPIVMNKLIFFANILDPRDRILYLEYTLTHMYGVQEGKFLFSGLMDDLLALFNDYELQHKKEKAIGGGQTSVSSEHVGGLSQANSVLKERYLQEMKETGGVGGTKKSELDLYLGEAVVANEENFDILRWWKLNSERLPVLSKMARDILAVPVSTVASESAFSTGGRVLDDFRSSLTPTLVEALICTQDWLKDPTKPVSVEESLDELEQFEEGFQEPTNANTNAVVCLYVLFSIYLIIDIVYMCVVGFDFSVFMLHIGCDDASTIQD, via the exons TCTTCCAGTGAAGTTTTTATCTCCTTTGCTTGTGAAGTTTTTGGCTCGCAAA GCTTTGGTGGAAGCCCCAATCTGCACTATTCTAAG ATGGACACTGATTCTGACCCTGCAATTGACCTTAATTCTGAAATTGATCTAGAAGCCATTACTGGCCAACTTCCTGTTGTCCAAGAGATTGCCCCAGATGGAAATGGTGGACAAAGTCCAATGGAAGCAAATGCAGTGACTAACCCAGACCATGCTGGTGGTAGTGGTGGACAAAATAATCCAGTGGAAGCAAATACTAGAAAGAGAAAGGAAGTCCACCAAAGATCAATTGTTTGGGACCATTTCAATGCTATTAAAGATGCTGATGGGGTAATCATACAAGCTAAGTGTTCTTACTGTGCTCGTATTTATAACTGTCATGCCAAAAAAAATGGTACATCTACTTTGAGAGGTCACATGCTTAGATGCAGTAAGCACCCGCATAGTTTAGAAACCAGACAAGCTTTATTATCCTTTCAGCCTGCTGTAAATGTGGGTGTAGTCCCTAATAGTGGTCCTCAAATGTGCAATGTTGCTAATTGGAAATTTGATCAGGAAGCCATTAGAAAGGCTGTGTCATACATGATTGTGGTTGATGAATTGCCTCTGAAATTTGTTGAGAAACAGGGTTTTAAAAAGTTGATGAGTATTGCATGTCCTAGGTTTAAAATTCCATCTAGATGGACTGTAAATAGAGACTGCTATGCCATGTTTGTGGAAGAGAAGCTGAAACTGAAacattttatgaaatttaatactCAGAGAGTAAGTCTAACTAGTGATGCATGGACTTCTAATCAAAGAATTAATTACATGTGTGTCACTGCCCATTTCATAGACACTGAGTGGAAGCTTCATAAAAAGATAATTTCTTTTGTACCTTGTTCTAGGCATAAGGGTGAATACTTGTCTAAGGCTTTAGAAACCTGTTTGCAAGAGTGGGGGCTCAAGAATATCTTTACTGTGACCCTTGATAATGCTGAAAATAATACTGCTGCCATGagttttttcatgaaaaaaatgCTGACTTGGGGTTGTAGTCCTGCTAGATGTAAAGTTGCTCACATGAGATGCATAGCTCATATTCTTAATCTGGTTGTGTCTGATGGTCTAAAAGAAAGTGGAGCTTCTGTTCAAAAAGTTAGGGGGGTTGTTAGATATATTAAAAACTCACCTCTTAGACTAAGTAAGTTTAAGGAATGTAAAAAGACATGTGAGTTAGAATGTAAGCGTTCATTATGTCTAGATGTCCCAACTAGATGGAATTCAACTTATCTCATGTTGAGTACTGCCTGTTTGTATCAAAAAGTCTTTGAGGAGTATGAAGAAACAGAGTCAAGCTTTAAAAAAGATTTGGGTGATAGTGTTCCTGGTTTCTTGGATTGGGAACATGTTAAGGAGTTATGTGGCATGTTAGAATGTTTTTACAAAATGACATTGAGAATTTCTGGTTCTCTTTATGTGACTTCTAACAACCATTTCAATGAAATTTCTGATTTGTGTACAATCTTGCAAGACTGGACAAGGTCTGATGATGTGTCATTGAGGTCTATGGGGtctaaaatgaaacaaaaatttgataaatactgGGGTGATCCTATTGTAATGAACAAGTTGATATTCTTTGCTAACATTTTAGATCCTAGGGATAGAATTCTTTATTTGGAGTACACATTGACTCATATGTATGGTGTTCAAGAGGGTAAATTTCTGTTTTCTGGTCTGATGGATGATTTGCTTGCATTATTCAATGACTATGAATTACAACATAAGAAAGAAAAGGCCATTGGTGGTGGCCAGACTAGTGTGTCATCTGAGCATGTTGGTGGCTTATCTCAAGCCAATTCTGTGTTGAAAGAGAGGTATCTACAAGAAATGAAGGAGACTGGTGGTGTTGGTGGGACCAAGAAATCTGAATTGGATTTGTACCTTGGAGAGGCAGTAGTTGCAAATGAGGAGAATTTTGACATTCTCAGATGGTGGAAGCTGAACTCAGAGAGGTTGCCTGTCCTCTCTAAAATGGCTAGAGACATTCTTGCAGTCCCAGTCTCCACAGTTGCTTCTGAGTCAGCATTTAGCACTGGTGGAAGAGTGCTAGATGACTTCAGGAGTAGCCTGACTCCAACACTTGTGGAAGCTCTAATCTGCACTCAGGATTGGCTTAAAGACCCAACTAAACCTGTTTCTGTTGAGGAGTCTTTGGATGAATTGGAGCAGTTTGAAGAAG GCTTTCAAGAACCAACCAATGCTAACACTAATGCTGTTGTTTGTCTATATGTCCTTTTCTCAATTTACTTGAT CATAGACATAGTTTATATGTGTGTTGTTGGATTTGATTTCTCTGTCTTTATGCTTCATATTGGCTGTGATGATGCTTCCACCATCCAA GATTGA
- the LOC126656843 gene encoding putative ETHYLENE INSENSITIVE 3-like 4 protein: MVEIHGEVDSSISTPEVEEEVEEEEVDEEEEISYDDLKKRMWKDSVLMQKLEEKRMNEEADNAAAKQVASRRKKMSRAQDSVLKYMLKIMEVCKAQGFVYGIVPEKGKPITGSSDSLRQWWNDKVRFNQNAPLAVEESLAVLAQAQLDPVSVMYLLHELQDSTLGSLLSALMQKCVPPQRRFPLERGLAPPWWPTGDEMWWGEQGSSQEHGAPPYKKPHDLKKAWKVSALAAVIKHMSPNFDRMRRIVMQSKCLQAKMTAKESTTWSAVVNQEEALSGLMNTCLQIEDDDPEEIDQNATSDLNLAEKRKRVFDREAASLDRTYWCQNLECPQSEEHSGFIDKNARSDHQLRCDYRVEERDSSSPNNLPWPSDEASLIISPDQLPDGLSVSDWANTVLENANYTNIETGDHECGYKMQDYQDYWGAEVEDLAMNDEYQNEDMELNQNRETLNSIWNLENDWPQPGQLQNK; the protein is encoded by the coding sequence ATGGTTGAAATCCATGGAGAAGTGGACTCTTCAATCTCTACTCCAGAAGTAGAAGAAGAAGTCGAAGAGGAAGAAGTCGACGAGGAGGAAGAAATAAGCTATGACGACCTCAAGAAGCGCATGTGGAAAGATAGCGTGCTTATGCAAAAGCTTGAAGAGAAGCGTATGAATGAAGAGGCTGATAATGCTGCAGCGAAACAAGTGGCGTCGCGTCGAAAAAAGATGTCGAGAGCGCAAGATTCGGTTCTTAAGTACATGTTGAAGATCATGGAAGTTTGTAAAGCTCAAGGGTTTGTTTACGGGATTGTTCCGGAGAAGGGTAAGCCTATTACGGGCTCTTCTGATAGTCTCCGTCAATGGTGGAACGATAAAGTTCGATTCAATCAAAATGCCCCGTTGGCTGTTGAAGAATCGCTAGCGGTTTTAGCTCAAGCCCAACTCGACCCCGTTTCTGTCATGTATTTACTTCATGAGTTGCAAGATTCTACTTTAGGCTCTCTACTTTCTGCTCTCATGCAGAAGTGTGTGCCTCCCCAAAGGCGGTTTCCCCTCGAAAGAGGTTTAGCTCCGCCTTGGTGGCCTACCGGGGATGAAATGTGGTGGGGCGAACAAGGATCATCGCAAGAACACGGTGCTCCTCCGTACAAGAAACCTCATGATCTCAAAAAAGCATGGAAGGTAAGCGCCTTGGCGGCGGTTATCAAACACATGTCGCCCAATTTTGATCGAATGCGACGCATTGTTATGCAATCAAAGTGTTTGCAAGCTAAGATGACAGCTAAAGAAAGCACTACATGGTCTGCCGTCGTTAATCAAGAAGAAGCTCTCTCGGGTCTTATGAACACATGCCTCCAAATCGAAGATGATGATCCCGAAGAGATCGACCAAAACGCGACGAGTGACTTAAACCTTGCTGAGAAAAGGAAGCGTGTGTTTGATCGAGAAGCAGCTTCTTTGGATAGGACTTATTGGTGCCAAAACTTGGAGTGTCCGCAGAGCGAAGAACATTCGGGATTTATAGACAAGAACGCGAGGTCTGATCATCAACTCCGGTGTGATTATCGTGTCGAAGAAAGGGACAGCAGTAGCCCAAATAATCTTCCCTGGCCGTCCGATGAGGCGAGCTTGATCATCAGTCCTGATCAGCTGCCGGATGGGTTAAGTGTAAGTGATTGGGCTAATACAGTGCTAGAAAATGCTAACTATACGAATATAGAAACCGGAGATCATGAGTGTGGATATAAAATGCAAGACTATCAAGATTATTGGGGAGCTGAGGTTGAAGATTTAGCTATGAATGATGAGTACCAAAACGAAGATATGGAGTTGAATCAAAATAGAGAAACACTAAATTCTATTTGGAATTTGGAAAATGATTGGCCACAACCTGGCCAACTGCAAAACAAGTAA